Sequence from the Angustibacter luteus genome:
ACGTGGCTGGACACCAGCAGCGTCGTACCGGTGGCGGCGATCTCGGCGAACAGGTTCCACAGGTCGCGGCGCAGCACCGGGTCGAGGCCGACGGTGGGCTCGTCGAGCACGAGCACGCCCGGGGTGCCGAGCAGGGCGACCGCGAGCGAGACCCGTGAGCGCTGCCCACCGGACAGCCGGCCCACCCGCGCGCCGGCCTGGCTCGTGAGGTCGACCTGGGCGAGCACCCGGTCGACGTCGCTGCTCGGCCCGCTGGTGGGCGCGCCGACGACGGTGGCGAAGTACCGGAGGTTCTCGGCGACGGTGAGGTCGTCGTACACGCTGGGCGCCTGGGTCACGTAGCCGACCTGGCGACGCAGCGCGGCGCTGCCGGCGGGCCGTCCGAAGACCGCCACCGTGCCGGCCGCGACCTGCTGGACGCCGACGATCGAGCGCATCAGGGTGGACTTGCCGCAGCCGCTCGGGCCGAGCAAGCCGACGACCTGGCCGCTGGGCACCGTCAGGTCGAGCCCGTCGATGACCGTGCGGCCGGCTCGGACGACCCGCAGCCCGCTGATCTCTACCGCTGATTCATTCATCACCCGATGAATTTAACTCAAGGGACCAGGCGCCGTCCAGACCCTTGCTCACGCCGGGGGTCAGTCGAGCGGGGCGGTCAGGTAGCGCTGGACCGTCGGGGCGAGCCACCGGACGACGTCCTCGGGCTCCGCGCTGGCCAACGGCTCGACGCGGACGACGTACCGGGCCATCGCCAGCCCGACCAGCTGGCTGGCGACCAACGAGCCGCGCAGCTCCGGGACGTCGGTCCCCAGCCCCGCGACCACCCGGCCGAACACCTCACGGGCCAGGAACTCGCGCAGCGTGCGGGCGGCGTCCTCGTGCGTGCTCGCCGCGGCCACGAGGGCCATGATGCGTGGCCGTCCCTCGACCGAGTCCCAGGTCGACAGGAAGAACCGGACCAGCCGCTCCCCCACGTGGTCCGGGTCGCCCGCCACGGCCCGGTCGATCTGCTCCGTCGGGTTGAACGGCAGCTGCTGGCAGGCGGCGAAGAGGGCGGCCTTGTCCGTGAAGTAGTGGTGCACCAGCGCGGGGTCGACACCGGCCCGGCGCGCGACCGCCCGCAGGCTGGTCGCCTCGTAGCCGTGCTCGGCGAAGGCCAGCCGGGCCGCCGTGACGATCTCGGCCCGGGTGTCCGAGCCGGCCGGACGACGTCCCCGCCGGCGAGGCTGCGCCGTCGCGTCCCGCTCGGGCGCAGTCACTGGCGGTCCGGTGCCGGCGCCGCCAGGTTGAGCCGGGCGAAGGCGAGCGCCTCGGCCAGGTCGGCCTCCCGGGCCTCCCGGTCGCGCAGCCTCCGGGTGCTGATCTCGACGACCACGTTGCCGGTCCACTGCCGGGCGGCCAGCGACTCCAGCAGCTGCGCGCACGGCTGGCCACCCCGGCCGGGCACCAGGTGCTCGTCCTTGTTCGACCCGACGCCGTCGGCCAGGTGCACGTGCGCCAGCCGGTCCCCGAGGGCCTCGGCCATCGCCATCGCGTCCGAGCCGGACGTCGCGGTGTGCGACAGGTCCAGCGTCACGTTCGCGTAGTCGTAGCCCACCGGGTCCCAGCCGGGCAGGTAGGCCAGGATCTCGCGGTTGCGCGCCCGCCAGGGAAACATGTTCTCGACCGCCAGCCGCAGCCCCGAGCGCTCCTCGAGCTCGCGGATGCCGGACTCGAACGACCGCGCGTACTCGCGCTGCCAGCGGAACGGCGGGTGCACGACGACCGTGCCCGCTCCCACCGCAGCGGCCACCTCGCAGGCGCGGTCCAGCTTCGGCCACGGGTCGGCGCCCCAGACCCGCTGGGTGACCAGCAGGGTCGGCGCGTGGATGGCCACGACCGGCAGCTGGTAGTGGTCCGACAAGCGTTGCAGCGCAGCGGGATCCTGGCTCACCGGGTCGGTCCAGACCATGATCTCGACGCCGTCGTAGCCGAGCCTGGACGCGATCTCGAAGCTCGTCGCGCAGGTCTCCGGGTAGGCGGACGCCGTGGACAGCGAGACCTTCGCCGCCGGTACCCGCACCGCCCCGCTCATGCCCTCCACCCTAGTAAGGCGAGACCGAACCGGCGCTCAGCCCGCACCGATCCAGTCCAGCCGGCGCAGGATGACGCCCTCGCGCAGGGCCCACGGGCAGATGTGCATCGTGTCGACACCGAGCAGGTCCATCGCGGCGTCCGCCACCAGCGCGCCGGCCAGCAGCTGCCCGGCGCGCAGCGGCGACACCCCGGGCAGCGCCGCCCGCTCGCGGGCACTCATCGTGGCCAGCCGGGCCGCCCACTGCGCCACGTCGGCGCGGCCCAGGGTGCGGGGCGTGAACGGACCCTCGGACGACGCCGCCGCGCCCGCGACCCGGGCCAGCGAGCGCAGGGTCTTGCTCGACCCGACGACCCGGTCGGGAGCGCCGGACACGGTGACCTGGCGCACGACCCGGGCGACGTCCGCCCGGACCTTCGCGCGCACCGCGCGCACGGTCGCGCCGGACGGCGGGTCACCGGGCAGCAGCTCACGGGTCAACCGGCCGGCGCCCAGCGGCAGGGACAGCGCGACGTCCGGCTCCTCGTCGAGGCCGGCGGCCACCTCCAGCGAGCCGCCGCCGATGTCCAGCACCAGCAGCCGGCCGCTGGACCAGCCGAACCACCGGCGCACCGCCAGGAACGTCAGCCGCGCCTCGTCGTGCCCGGTGAGCACCTGCAGGTCCGCACCGGTGCGGGTCCGGACGTCCTCCAGCACCGCGTCACCGTTGGGGGCCTCACGGATCGCGCTGGTCGCGAAGCCCAGCACCTCCTCACAGCCCTGGTCCTCGGCGACCCGCAGGGCGTCCTGCACGGCGGCCAGCAGCGCCGCGTGACCGGCCGCGGTGATCTCGCCCGCGTCGTCCAGGTGCTCGGCGAGGTGCAGCTCCGCCTTGTGCGAGAAGGCGGGCAGCGGGTGCGCGCCGGGGTAGGCGTCGACGACCAGCAGGTGCACCGTGTTGGAGCCGACGTCCAGCACACCCAGCCGCATGCCTCGAACCTACAGGCGTACTGTCACGACTGCGGAGCCGTCCAGGCTTCCTACAGGGAGCAGGGCCCCATGGCCGACAAGTCCCCCCGCCAGAGCATGTCGAAGAAGGCGGGCAAGTCCCTCAAGGAGAAGCGCGCCGACAAGCACGCCAAGTCGGATGCGAAGAACAACCAGCACATCGAGATCGTCCCGGGCAAGAAGCACTGAGCCGCCCCACCTAGGCTGGGGTCCGTGCCCGAGACCCCGCTCGACATCGCCCGCACCTGGGCCGAGTTCGTCGATCCCGCAAGCCCCGAGGACGAGCGCCAGGTGTTCCGCTGCGACCTGACCTGGCTGACGTCGTCCTGGACGTGCATCTTCGGCAGCGGCTGCCAGGGCATCTACGCCGACCGCCCCGACGACGGCTGCTGCACGCTCGGTGCGCACTTCACCGAGAAGGCCGACTACCGGCGGGTCAAGGCCGTGGTCGCCGAGCTGTCCCCGGAGGTCTGGGAGAAGCACGCCGAGGGCACCGGCCCGCAGGGCTGGACCGAGCGGGAGGACGGCGCCCGCAAGACCCGGGTGGTCGAGGGCGCCTGCGTGTTCCTGAACTCCCCGGGCTTCGCCGGCGGCAACGGCTGCGCTTTCCACCACGAGGCGGCGCGGCGCGGCGTCCCGTTCCACACGCTCAAGCCGGAGGTCTGCTGGCAGCTGCCGATCCGCCGCACCTACCGCACCGTCGAGCGGCCGGACGGGACGTCGTACCTGGAGGCCTCGATCGGCGAGTACGACCGCCGCGGCTGGGGCGAGGGCGGGCACGACCTGGACTGGTACTGCAGCGGCAACAGCGACGCGCACGTCGGGACGCAGCCGGTGTTCCGGTCCAACGAGGGCGAGCTGCGCGAGCTCATGGGGGACGCCGCGTTCGAGCTGCTGGCCGAGCGCTGCGAGGCGCACCTGGCCACGGTCGCGGCGGCCCGCGGCTCGGCGGCCGGACGCCGGCTGCTTCCCCTGCTCGTGCACCCGGCCACGCTGCTCGCGGAGCAGGGGTCCGCCGAGCGCGGATGACCGGCCACGGCGCCATCCCCAGCCCGAACATCTGGGACGCGCCCGACGTCTACGAGATCGAGAACCGGGCGGTCGACCCGGACGGCGTCATCGAGGCGGCCATGCTCGGCCGGCACGACTGGTCCGGGCAACGGGTGCTGGACGTGGGATGCGGCACGGGTTTCCACCTGCCGCGGTTCGCCGGACGCGCCGCCGGGGTGGTCGGGGTGGAGCCGCACGAGCCGCTGCTGGCGCTCGCCCGGTCCCGGGTCGCCGGCCTGGCGAACGTGCAGGTGCTGGCCGGGACCGCGCAGGCGCTGCCGTTGACCGACGCCAGCGTGGACGTCGTCCACGCGCGGTGGGCCTACTTCTTCGGCCCGGGCTGCGAACCCGGCCTGGCCGAGCTCGACCGCGTGGTGCGGCCCGGCGGGATCGCCTTCGTCATCGACAACGACGCCGGCCGGTCGACGTTCGGCGGCTGGTT
This genomic interval carries:
- a CDS encoding sugar phosphate isomerase/epimerase produces the protein MSGAVRVPAAKVSLSTASAYPETCATSFEIASRLGYDGVEIMVWTDPVSQDPAALQRLSDHYQLPVVAIHAPTLLVTQRVWGADPWPKLDRACEVAAAVGAGTVVVHPPFRWQREYARSFESGIRELEERSGLRLAVENMFPWRARNREILAYLPGWDPVGYDYANVTLDLSHTATSGSDAMAMAEALGDRLAHVHLADGVGSNKDEHLVPGRGGQPCAQLLESLAARQWTGNVVVEISTRRLRDREAREADLAEALAFARLNLAAPAPDRQ
- a CDS encoding class I SAM-dependent methyltransferase gives rise to the protein MTGHGAIPSPNIWDAPDVYEIENRAVDPDGVIEAAMLGRHDWSGQRVLDVGCGTGFHLPRFAGRAAGVVGVEPHEPLLALARSRVAGLANVQVLAGTAQALPLTDASVDVVHARWAYFFGPGCEPGLAELDRVVRPGGIAFVIDNDAGRSTFGGWFRRSLPRYDPVAVQRFWARRGWQREALDVRWAFGSRSDLEAVVRIEFAPGLADELLHEHRGTDVDYAVNLWWRRF
- a CDS encoding Ppx/GppA phosphatase family protein encodes the protein MRLGVLDVGSNTVHLLVVDAYPGAHPLPAFSHKAELHLAEHLDDAGEITAAGHAALLAAVQDALRVAEDQGCEEVLGFATSAIREAPNGDAVLEDVRTRTGADLQVLTGHDEARLTFLAVRRWFGWSSGRLLVLDIGGGSLEVAAGLDEEPDVALSLPLGAGRLTRELLPGDPPSGATVRAVRAKVRADVARVVRQVTVSGAPDRVVGSSKTLRSLARVAGAAASSEGPFTPRTLGRADVAQWAARLATMSARERAALPGVSPLRAGQLLAGALVADAAMDLLGVDTMHICPWALREGVILRRLDWIGAG
- a CDS encoding TetR family transcriptional regulator; translated protein: MTAPERDATAQPRRRGRRPAGSDTRAEIVTAARLAFAEHGYEATSLRAVARRAGVDPALVHHYFTDKAALFAACQQLPFNPTEQIDRAVAGDPDHVGERLVRFFLSTWDSVEGRPRIMALVAAASTHEDAARTLREFLAREVFGRVVAGLGTDVPELRGSLVASQLVGLAMARYVVRVEPLASAEPEDVVRWLAPTVQRYLTAPLD
- a CDS encoding ABC transporter ATP-binding protein — its product is MNESAVEISGLRVVRAGRTVIDGLDLTVPSGQVVGLLGPSGCGKSTLMRSIVGVQQVAAGTVAVFGRPAGSAALRRQVGYVTQAPSVYDDLTVAENLRYFATVVGAPTSGPSSDVDRVLAQVDLTSQAGARVGRLSGGQRSRVSLAVALLGTPGVLVLDEPTVGLDPVLRRDLWNLFAEIAATGTTLLVSSHVMDEATRCDRLVLMREGAVLADGTLAALLERTGTDDVEQAFLALVERAAA